A region from the Aricia agestis chromosome 12, ilAriAges1.1, whole genome shotgun sequence genome encodes:
- the LOC121732611 gene encoding prostaglandin reductase 1-like encodes MVKARKYVVKKHFQGLPKKDDYEIVEYELPPLKDGDILVKAEWVSVDPYLRAYNLRNPVPYDQFGFQVGLVQESKNPNYPAGRRVVSHKGWCDYCIINESQVNLLNVYLLPDMHGLPNELGVGAIGMPGATAYFGLLELCQPKEGETVVVSGAAGAVGTLVGQIAKIKGCRVIGFAGSDDKVAYLEKELDFDKAINYKTADINAALKAAAPKGVDCYFDNVGGELSSIIIGQMNEFGRVAVCGSISAYNDDPKQMPKATILQPSLVFKQIKVEGFVVHRWSPKEKWPQAFSDLIKWIKSGQIKTKSHVTEGFENIFDAFVGMLVGENTGKAVVKI; translated from the coding sequence ATGGTGAAAGCACGCAAATATGTGGTGAAGAAGCATTTCCAGGGCCTGCCAAAGAAGGATGACTACGAGATTGTAGAATACGAACTGCCGCCGCTGAAAGATGGTGATATCCTGGTCAAAGCGGAATGGGTCAGCGTGGACCCTTACCTGCGTGCGTACAACCTTCGGAACCCAGTACCCTACGACCAATTCGGTTTCCAAGTCGGCCTGGTCCAGGAAAGCAAGAATCCCAACTACCCAGCCGGAAGAAGGGTCGTGTCACACAAGGGCTGGTGCGACTACTGCATCATCAATGAGTCCCAGGTTAATCTCCTCAACGTTTATCTACTGCCAGACATGCACGGTCTTCCCAATGAGCTTGGCGTTGGAGCTATTGGCATGCCGGGAGCCACCGCCTACTTTGGACTGCTGGAGCTCTGCCAGCCCAAGGAGGGCGAGACAGTCGTCGTGTCTGGAGCCGCAGGGGCTGTAGGCACTCTTGTAGGACAAATCGCCAAGATCAAGGGATGTAGAGTCATTGGATTCGCCGGATCAGATGATAAGGTGGCATACCTAGAGAAGGAGCTAGATTTCGACAAGGCCATCAACTACAAAACCGCCGACATCAACGCGGCCCTCAAAGCGGCGGCTCCGAAAGGAGTGGACTGCTACTTCGACAACGTTGGCGGTGAGTTGAGCAGCATCATCATCGGCCAGATGAACGAATTCGGCAGAGTCGCCGTCTGCGGAAGCATCAGCGCCTACAACGACGACCCGAAGCAGATGCCCAAGGCCACCATCCTCCAACCCAGCCTGGTTTTCAAGCAGATCAAGGTCGAGGGCTTCGTGGTTCATCGTTGGAGCCCCAAGGAGAAGTGGCCTCAGGCATTCTCGGATCTCATCAAGTGGATCAAGAGTGGGCAGATCAAAACCAAGTCTCACGTGACCGAAGGCTTTGAGAATATTTTCGACGCGTTCGTCGGAATGTTGGTCGGAGAAAATACGGGCAAGGCCgttgttaaaatataa
- the LOC121732430 gene encoding prostaglandin reductase 1-like isoform X1: MMVKARKYVVRKHFQGLPKRFDYEVVEYELPPLEDGEILVKAEWISVDPYLRAFNRHTPVPYDQFGYQIGLVVESRNPKYPKNCRVVSHKGWCDYVIIEKNVLEAETEAYKLPDLQGLPDVLGIDAIGMVGATAYFGFLHICKPKAGETVVVTGAAGAVGTLVGQIAKIKGCKVIGIAGSDAKVKFLEDELGFDKAINYKTEDINSALKEAAPKGVDCYFDNVGGEISSIVMGQMNDFGRVSVCGSISSYNEDPRQMPQATIIQPSLVFKQIRVEGFLAGRWAKPINHWPAAFEELLNWVKKGDIKTKYHITVGFDKLFDAFVGMLNGENLGKSVVKV, translated from the exons ATG ATGGTAAAAGCACGAAAATATGTCGTAAGGAAACATTTTCAAGGTCTCCCAAAGAGGTTCGACTATGAGGTTGTTGAATATGAACTGCCACCTTTAGAAGACGGAGAGATTCTTGTAAAAGCAGAGTGGATAAGTGTCGATCCATATTTACGAGCGTTTAATCGGCATACGCCGGTGCCTTACGATCAATTCGGCTACCAAATTGGACTGGTGGTGGAAAGCAGGAATCCAAAATACCCGAAAAATTGCAGGGTTGTCTCCCACAAAGGTTGGTGTGATTATGTTATAATAGAGAAAAACGTGTTAGAAGCTGAGACAGAAGCGTACAAGCTGCCTGATTTGCAAGGCCTACCTGATGTTTTGGGAATAGATGCGATTGGCATGGTAGGAGCTACTGCTTATTTCGGATTTCTACACATCTGTAAACCTAAAGCTGGCGAGACAGTTGTAGTTACTGGGGCAGCAGGCGCTGTCGGTACGTTAGTTGGACAAATCGCAAAAATTAAAGGATGCAAAGTCATCGGGATCGCGGGATCAGATGCAAAAGTTAAATTCTTGGAAGACGAACTAGGTTTCGATAAGGCTATCAATTACAAAACAGAAGATATCAATTCTGCTTTAAAAGAAGCGGCTCCGAAGGGAGTAGATTGTTATTTTGATAACGTCGGTGGAGAGATAAGTAGCATTGTGATGGGTCAGATGAATGATTTCGGTCGAGTATCTGTATGTGGTAGCATCAGCTCATATAACGAGGATCCGCGGCAAATGCCACAAGCAACGATAATCCAGCCTAGCCTAGTCTTTAAGCAAATAAGAGTAGAAGGATTTTTAGCTGGGAGATGGGCTAAGCCTATCAACCATTGGCCCGCAGCGTTTGAAGAGCTTCTCAATTGGGTCAAAAAAGGAGACATAAAAACGAAATATCACATCACAGTTGGTTTTGATAAGTTATTCGATGCGTTTGTTGGGATGCTAAACGGTGAAAATCTCGGCAAAAGCGTTGTCAAagtttaa
- the LOC121732430 gene encoding prostaglandin reductase 1-like isoform X2 yields the protein MVKARKYVVRKHFQGLPKRFDYEVVEYELPPLEDGEILVKAEWISVDPYLRAFNRHTPVPYDQFGYQIGLVVESRNPKYPKNCRVVSHKGWCDYVIIEKNVLEAETEAYKLPDLQGLPDVLGIDAIGMVGATAYFGFLHICKPKAGETVVVTGAAGAVGTLVGQIAKIKGCKVIGIAGSDAKVKFLEDELGFDKAINYKTEDINSALKEAAPKGVDCYFDNVGGEISSIVMGQMNDFGRVSVCGSISSYNEDPRQMPQATIIQPSLVFKQIRVEGFLAGRWAKPINHWPAAFEELLNWVKKGDIKTKYHITVGFDKLFDAFVGMLNGENLGKSVVKV from the coding sequence ATGGTAAAAGCACGAAAATATGTCGTAAGGAAACATTTTCAAGGTCTCCCAAAGAGGTTCGACTATGAGGTTGTTGAATATGAACTGCCACCTTTAGAAGACGGAGAGATTCTTGTAAAAGCAGAGTGGATAAGTGTCGATCCATATTTACGAGCGTTTAATCGGCATACGCCGGTGCCTTACGATCAATTCGGCTACCAAATTGGACTGGTGGTGGAAAGCAGGAATCCAAAATACCCGAAAAATTGCAGGGTTGTCTCCCACAAAGGTTGGTGTGATTATGTTATAATAGAGAAAAACGTGTTAGAAGCTGAGACAGAAGCGTACAAGCTGCCTGATTTGCAAGGCCTACCTGATGTTTTGGGAATAGATGCGATTGGCATGGTAGGAGCTACTGCTTATTTCGGATTTCTACACATCTGTAAACCTAAAGCTGGCGAGACAGTTGTAGTTACTGGGGCAGCAGGCGCTGTCGGTACGTTAGTTGGACAAATCGCAAAAATTAAAGGATGCAAAGTCATCGGGATCGCGGGATCAGATGCAAAAGTTAAATTCTTGGAAGACGAACTAGGTTTCGATAAGGCTATCAATTACAAAACAGAAGATATCAATTCTGCTTTAAAAGAAGCGGCTCCGAAGGGAGTAGATTGTTATTTTGATAACGTCGGTGGAGAGATAAGTAGCATTGTGATGGGTCAGATGAATGATTTCGGTCGAGTATCTGTATGTGGTAGCATCAGCTCATATAACGAGGATCCGCGGCAAATGCCACAAGCAACGATAATCCAGCCTAGCCTAGTCTTTAAGCAAATAAGAGTAGAAGGATTTTTAGCTGGGAGATGGGCTAAGCCTATCAACCATTGGCCCGCAGCGTTTGAAGAGCTTCTCAATTGGGTCAAAAAAGGAGACATAAAAACGAAATATCACATCACAGTTGGTTTTGATAAGTTATTCGATGCGTTTGTTGGGATGCTAAACGGTGAAAATCTCGGCAAAAGCGTTGTCAAagtttaa
- the LOC121732397 gene encoding prostaglandin reductase 1-like, protein MVKARKYVVRKHFQGLPKRFDYEIVEYELPPLKDGEILVKTEWISVDPYLRAFNRNLPVPYDQFGYQIGLVVESKNPKYPKNCRVVSHKGWCDYAIIEKKVLEPESESEQTLELQAYKLPDLQGLPDVLGIDAIGMIGATAYFGFLDICKPKAGETVVVTGAAGAVGTLVGQIAKIKGCRVIGIAGSDAKVKYLEDELGFDTAINYKTEDINSALKEAAPKGVDCYFDNVGGEISSIVMGQMNDFGRVSVCGSISAYNEDPRQMPKATIIQPSLVFKQIKVEGFLVARWAKPINQWPKAFEELLNWVKKGDIKTKYHITVGFDKIFDAFVGMLNGENIGKSVVKV, encoded by the coding sequence ATGGTGAAAGCACGAAAATATGTCGTAAGGAAACATTTTCAAGGTCTCCCAAAGAGGTTCGACTATGAGATTGTTGAATATGAACTGCCACCTTTAAAAGACGGAGAGATTCTTGTAAAAACAGAGTGGATAAGTGTCGATCCATATTTACGAGCTTTTAATCGGAATTTGCCGGTGCCTTACGATCAATTCGGCTACCAAATTGGACTGGTGGTGGAAAGCAAGAATCCCAAATATCCCAAAAATTGCAGAGTCGTCTCCCACAAAGGTTGGTGTGATTATGCTATAATAGAGAAAAAAGTGTTAGAACCTGAATCAGAAAGCGAACAAACGTTAGAACTACAAGCGTACAAGCTGCCTGATTTGCAAGGCCTACCTGATGTTTTGGGAATAGATGCGATCGGCATGATAGGAGCTACTGCTTATTTCGGGTTCCTAGACATCTGTAAGCCTAAAGCTGGCGAGACGGTTGTAGTTACTGGTGCAGCAGGCGCTGTCGGTACGTTAGTTGGACAAATCGCAAAAATTAAAGGATGCAGAGTCATCGGGATCGCGGGATCAGATGCAAAAGTTAAATACTTGGAAGACGAACTAGGTTTCGATACGGCTATCAATTACAAAACAGAAGATATAAATTCTGCTTTAAAAGAAGCGGCTCCGAAGGGAGTAGATTGCTATTTTGATAACGTCGGTGGAGAGATAAGTAGCATTGTGATGGGTCAGATGAATGATTTCGGCCGAGTGTCTGTATGTGGTAGCATCAGCGCATATAACGAGGATCCGCGGCAAATGCCAAAAGCAACGATAATCCAGCCTAGCCTAGTCTTTAAGCAAATAAAAGTAGAAGGATTTTTAGTTGCGAGATGGGCTAAGCCTATCAACCAATGGCCCAAAGCGTTTGAAGAGCTTCTGAATTGGGTCAAAAAAGGAGACATAAAAACGAAATATCACATCACAGTTGGTTTTGATAAGATATTCGATGCATTTGTTGGGATGCTAAACGGTGAAAATATCGGCAAAAGCGTTGTCAAAGTTTAA
- the LOC121732536 gene encoding neprilysin-4-like: MTRASTLSQKIGQAKSLKTRIFFIIGTIVLITLVYFILRKLYSVGSSGDFVAKRIPKSYSRPEVLVPEDRDVFQGFQTSFLPSDEVVIARRPETDPVSLIFNNELEEYTPKRVKRKSHHFPKNAGTIPKYRRDIDDDDDEGEKETEECTSSSNEDYEEESNIQSVVHPEMYVDRGPLDDVEQVRRQPELEEGEMVSSAHIFKPLRCYSGIHAFWKGQGDKQTIRETQANIMKQYMDEGADPCHDFYQYACGNWAAVNPIPADKAGYDTFEILRESLDSVLKDLLEFKEHEQISSMYPGVKLDLPDNILNLINCPVCSCNTRDVLDVVMTNSKESLNYYSGKLRHNDAFNTMNRNKRYPNIVLKRKFTKRNNRANYKFNYNSLNTYNAIKVDKVDHVKGKRKKIDEGKHQHRKKISFYKKKRRKRSIDLANNNEKVNKQDGLAVGDATLKARYLFKSCMNHDILSERGFQPLLDLLDVFGGWPILDTNWKSDGFDWLELMAKLRLFNNDILISEWVGPDIRNSDEYVIQFDQTSLGLPTRDYFIQESNKMYLDAYKEYLIKIAFILGGSPNHIEQSADKLIDFEIQLAKITSAPEDRRNVSELYRRMTLSKLEELVPEIDWRKYLCIVMNKTVQSNEPVVLFALTYVQHLVQWIHRTDPNTLSNYLLWRFVRHRVNNLDDRFSSAKQEFYNILFGREQSPPRWKNCITQVNSNMGMALGSMFVRKYFDEMSKNDTLTMTREIQQSFRDLLRMTSWIDDETKKLAAHKVDTMMLRIGYPDYILNKDELDDRYKDVVIHPEKYFENILNILHHLTKTEQSRVGQPVNKTLWNTAPAVVNAYYSRNKNQIMFPAGILQPPFYHRHFPRSLNFGGIGVVIGHEITHGFDDKGRLFDCEGNLHRWWSDSAVRAFHKHAQCLIDQYGEYIVPEVNIRLDGVNTQGENIADNGGVKQAFHAYLRWLEHHDASDELMPGLNHTHKQLFFLNFAQVWCGAMRPEAMRNKLKTTVHSPGRFRVVGTLSNSEDFAREWNCPPGSSMNPVNKCSVW, translated from the exons AAGGATTTCAGACCTCTTTCTTACCGTCAGATGAAGTGGTGATTGCTAGAAGACCAGAAACTGACCCggtcagtttaatatttaacaatgaGCTTGAAGAATACACGCCTAAAAGGGTAAAGCGCAAAAGTCACCATTTCCCTAAGAATGCAGG TACAATACCGAAATATAGAAGAGACattgatgacgatgatgatgaaggtGAGAAAGAGACAGAAGAATGCACAAGCTCTTCGAATGAAGATTATGAAGAAGAAAGCAACATTCAGAG CGTTGTTCATCCCGAGATGTATGTCGATCGAGGGCCCTTGGATGACGTAGAACAAGTTAGAAGACAACCTGAACTTGAAGAAGGTGAAATGGTCTCATCGGCTCACATTTTTAAGCCTCTCAGGTGTTATTCAG GAATCCACGCTTTCTGGAAAGGGCagggagacaaacagacaatacGAGAAACGCAGGCGAACATAATGAAACAGTATATGGACGAAGGCGCTGACCCATGTCATGATTTCTACCAATACGCGTGCGGAAATTGGGCTGCTGTCAACCCCATACCTGCAGATAAAGCCGG ATACGATACATTTGAGATATTGAGAGAAAGTCTGGACAGCGTACTAAAGGACTTATTGGAATTTAAAGAACATGAACAAATATCATCAATGTATCCAGGTGTTAAATTAGATCTTCcagacaatattttaaatttgataaATTGCCCAGTATGTAGCTGTAACACACGCGACGTTTTGGATGTAGTGATGACGAATTCCAAAGAGTCGTTGAATTATTATTCCGGAAAATTAAGACATAACGATGCGTTTAATACGATGAACCGCAACAAAAGATATCCAAACATAGTTTTGAAAAGAAAGTTTACGAAAAGAAACAACAGAGCAAACTACAAATTCAACTATAACTCCTTAAATACATACAATGCTATTAAAGTCGATAAGGTTGATCATGTTAAAGGAAAACGGAAAAAGATAGATGAAGGGAAGCATCAGCATCGAAAGAAAATATCGTTTTATAAGAAGAAACGACGCAAAAGATCGATCGACTTAGCAAACAATAATGAGAAAGTGAATAAACAAGATGGCTTAGCTGTGGGCGACGCTACTTTAAAAGCACGATATCTTTTCAAATCCTGCATGAACCATGACATTTTAAGCGAAAGGGGTTTCCAACCTCTATTAGATCTCTTGGATGTTTTTGGAGGCTGGCCAATTCTAGATACCAATTGGAAATCAGATGGATTTGACTGGTTGGAGCTAATGGCTAAGTTGAGACTATTCAATAACGACATTCTCATATCAGAATGGGTTGGACCAGATATAAGAAATTCTGATGAGTATGTAATACAATTTGATCAAACAAGTCTAG GTCTACCAACTCGAGACTATTTTATTCAagaatcaaataaaatgtatttggaTGCGTACAAAGAATACTTGATCAAAATTGCTTTTATATTAGGAGGTAGTCCTAATCACATCGAGCAAAGCGCTGACAAATTAATAGATTTCGAAATTCA GCTGGCAAAGATAACGTCTGCTCCAGAAGACAGGCGTAACGTATCGGAGCTTTACAGACGAATGACGCTATCAAAATTAGAAGAATTAGTACCAGAAATAGATTGGAGAAAATACCTGTGCATAGTCATGAACAAGACAGTGCAATCAAATGAGCCTGTTGTGTTGTTTGCACTGACATACGTCCAA CACTTGGTTCAATGGATACATAGGACGGATCCTAACACTTTATCAAATTACCTGTTGTGGCGCTTTGTGAGACACCGGGTGAACAATTTGGACGATCGGTTCTCGTCTGCCAAACAGGA ATTCTACAACATCCTGTTCGGTCGAGAGCAATCGCCGCCTAGATGGAAAAACTGTATAACTCAAGTAAATTCAAATATGGGCATGGCATTAGGATCAATGTTCGTCCGAAAATACTTCGACGAGATGAGCAAAAATGACACATTGACCATGACAAGAGAAATACAACAATCGTTCAGAGATCTCCTCCGTATGACCTCCTGGATTGACGACGAGACGAAGAAACTAGCGGCTCACAAAGTTGACACGATGATGCTGAGAATCGGATATCCAGATTATATTCTCAACAAAGACGAATTAGACGATCGATATAAAGATGTGGTTATACACCCAGAGAAATATTTCGAAAACATCCTGAATATATTACATCATTTGACCAAAACTGAACAGTCCAG GGTAGGTCAACCTGTTAACAAGACCCTATGGAATACCGCGCCGGCAGTGGTAAATGCCTACTACAGCAGAAACAAGAACCAAATCATGTTTCCTGCTGGGATTCTCCAACCACCGTTTTACCATAGGCATTTTCCACGATCTCTTAACTTTGGAGGCATTGGTGTTGTTATCG GTCATGAAATAACACACGGGTTCGACGATAAAGGGCGACTCTTCGACTGTGAGGGTAATCTTCACAGATGGTGGTCGGACTCCGCCGTAAGAGCCTTTCATAAGCACGCTCAGTGCCTTATCGATCAATACGGAGAATATATCGTACCGGAAGTCAATATAAGGCTAGATGGAGTTAATACTCAG GGAGAGAACATAGCTGACAACGGCGGCGTGAAGCAGGCTTTCCACGCGTATCTGCGCTGGCTGGAACATCACGACGCCTCTGATGAGCTCATGCCCGGCCTCAACCATACGCACAAGCAGCTGTTCTTCCTGAACTTTGCTCAG gtATGGTGCGGCGCTATGCGTCCAGAGGCGATGCGCAACAAGCTGAAGACGACAGTTCATTCTCCTGGCAGGTTCCGTGTGGTCGGTACCCTGTCCAACTCGGAGGACTTCGCCAGGGAATGGAACTGCCCGCCAGGGAGTAGCATGAACCCCGTCAATAAGTGTAGTGTATGGTAG